In Pengzhenrongella sicca, a single genomic region encodes these proteins:
- a CDS encoding FadR/GntR family transcriptional regulator, with protein MVTNVNSASASTRILSIETRLPAKRLGVAVVEALVDVIVSGSLAPGDLLPPEIPLSQQFGVSRTVLRESVKRVEEKGLVTVAQGRGTRVEPSSSWNILDRVVLTALIAHDDSLGVLDDLSVVRARLESTMAGETAHHRTADQLGELRRTTALMRTSVEDPDAFNAADHAFHEMVMAISGNRLAESIARILFERARESTRYRGIASDEHVRFTLAEHEAVFAAIEDGDLDRAERAMNDHIIDAWQRRRLPDHRGARPAG; from the coding sequence ATGGTGACGAACGTCAATAGTGCTTCTGCCTCGACGCGGATCCTGTCGATCGAGACCCGGCTGCCCGCGAAGCGCCTCGGCGTCGCCGTCGTGGAGGCGCTCGTGGACGTCATCGTGTCCGGCTCGCTCGCTCCCGGGGACCTGCTGCCGCCGGAGATCCCGCTCAGCCAGCAGTTCGGCGTGAGCCGCACGGTGCTGCGCGAGTCGGTCAAGCGCGTCGAGGAGAAAGGCCTGGTCACCGTCGCCCAGGGCCGGGGCACGCGCGTGGAGCCGTCCAGCTCCTGGAACATCCTCGACCGGGTCGTGCTGACCGCTCTCATCGCTCACGACGACAGCCTTGGCGTGCTGGACGACCTCAGCGTCGTCCGCGCCCGCCTCGAGTCCACGATGGCCGGCGAGACGGCGCACCACCGGACCGCGGACCAGCTCGGCGAGCTGCGCCGGACCACCGCGCTCATGCGGACCTCGGTGGAGGACCCGGACGCGTTCAACGCCGCGGATCACGCATTCCACGAGATGGTCATGGCGATCTCCGGAAACCGCCTCGCGGAGAGCATCGCCCGGATCCTGTTCGAGCGGGCCCGGGAGAGCACCCGCTACCGCGGGATCGCCTCGGACGAGCACGTCCGGTTCACTCTCGCCGAGCACGAGGCCGTCTTCGCCGCGATCGAGGACGGCGATCTCGACCGCGCCGAACGCGCCATGAACGACCACATCATCGATGCGTGGCAGCGCCGGCGGCTGCCCGACCATCGGGGCGCCCGCCCGGCGGGCTGA
- a CDS encoding mandelate racemase/muconate lactonizing enzyme family protein, whose amino-acid sequence MKITGFRLITTYHHWGRPVGDVNGYISEGITEVPLVILETDSGLEGVGLGSHSDIARLFPAIEGQDPRATSSLYDRMLAFVFKSGHGGATFGGIGSLDMALWDLKAKMANEPLWRTLGARDRFVPGYASALEIAVTDDDLAALYSGWVERGFTSAKVKGGRDLDHDLVRLKAVRELFRANTAKPAMMFDANESWNRKQAIRYICALEDQMDLTWVEEPLRRWDAEGLALVSRSVRASIATGENLTGLEQFRPLLDAGAVDIVQTGSVWGITHFLRAATVAHSRDLPISPVGYLTNPVAHAAACVPNHLSTEVQDLSSPFGLTVDQVISDGGIVLGDTPGIGIVIDEPAIGAAQASSGWSTPAGPHVRPDRAGLRLIPEQ is encoded by the coding sequence ATGAAGATCACCGGCTTTCGGCTCATCACGACGTATCACCACTGGGGTCGGCCGGTCGGTGACGTGAACGGCTACATCAGCGAGGGCATCACGGAGGTCCCACTCGTGATCCTGGAGACCGACTCCGGCCTCGAAGGGGTCGGCCTCGGCTCGCACAGCGACATCGCCCGGCTGTTCCCCGCCATCGAGGGCCAGGACCCGCGGGCCACGTCCTCGCTGTACGACCGGATGCTCGCGTTCGTCTTCAAGTCCGGCCACGGCGGGGCGACCTTCGGCGGCATCGGCTCGCTCGACATGGCGCTGTGGGACCTCAAGGCCAAGATGGCGAACGAGCCGTTGTGGCGCACCCTCGGCGCCCGGGACCGGTTCGTCCCCGGGTACGCCTCGGCGCTCGAGATCGCGGTGACGGACGACGACCTCGCGGCGCTGTACAGCGGCTGGGTCGAGCGCGGATTCACCAGCGCGAAGGTCAAGGGCGGACGGGACCTCGACCACGACCTGGTGCGCCTGAAGGCGGTCCGCGAGCTCTTCCGCGCGAACACCGCCAAGCCGGCGATGATGTTCGACGCGAACGAGTCCTGGAACCGCAAGCAGGCGATCCGCTACATCTGCGCGCTCGAGGATCAGATGGACCTGACCTGGGTCGAGGAGCCGCTGCGCCGCTGGGACGCCGAAGGTCTCGCGCTGGTGTCCCGGTCGGTCCGCGCGTCGATCGCCACGGGCGAGAACCTGACGGGCCTCGAGCAGTTCCGCCCGCTGCTGGACGCGGGCGCGGTCGACATCGTGCAGACGGGCAGCGTCTGGGGCATCACCCATTTCCTGCGGGCGGCCACCGTCGCGCACAGCCGAGACCTGCCCATCAGCCCCGTCGGCTACCTGACCAACCCCGTCGCGCACGCCGCCGCGTGCGTGCCCAACCACCTGTCGACCGAGGTCCAGGACCTCTCCTCGCCCTTCGGGCTCACGGTCGATCAGGTCATCTCCGACGGCGGCATCGTCCTCGGCGACACGCCGGGCATCGGCATCGTGATCGACGAGCCCGCCATCGGCGCAGCGCAGGCCAGCTCCGGGTGGAGCACTCCGGCAGGCCCCCACGTCCGCCCCGATCGCGCCGGCCTGCGGCTCATACCCGAGCAGTAG
- a CDS encoding LLM class flavin-dependent oxidoreductase, which yields MKFGIVASSGSTDQVLEMAQAAERAGWDGFFTWDGISVGPGDTFDPWTLLGAVAATTSTIRLGAMVFSIPRRKPWEVARQALTVDHLSGGRLVLPVGLGATDDGAYSRVSGESTDRKVRAEQLDDALAILDLAWTGEPFSFEGTHTRVRDLVFRPRPVQRPRIPVWVVAAWPAERSMRRAVGREGIIPIRRGDPFTPLGPVELGELAAWVDAHRDVGAGPIEIVLEGVLPDDPAVAAAHASMLAGAGVTWWIESRWEGAGATPEALLARIRQGPPDSR from the coding sequence ATGAAGTTCGGCATCGTCGCGAGCTCCGGCTCGACGGACCAGGTCCTCGAGATGGCACAGGCGGCAGAGCGCGCCGGCTGGGACGGCTTTTTCACGTGGGACGGCATCAGCGTGGGGCCGGGGGACACGTTCGATCCCTGGACCCTGCTCGGCGCGGTCGCCGCGACGACCTCGACCATCCGGCTCGGCGCGATGGTGTTCTCGATCCCCCGGCGCAAGCCGTGGGAGGTCGCTCGGCAGGCGCTGACCGTCGATCACCTGTCTGGTGGTCGGCTGGTCCTTCCCGTCGGGCTCGGCGCCACCGACGACGGCGCGTACAGCCGCGTCTCGGGCGAGTCGACGGACCGCAAGGTTCGCGCCGAGCAGCTCGACGACGCCCTCGCGATCCTCGACCTCGCCTGGACGGGCGAACCCTTCAGCTTCGAGGGCACCCACACCCGCGTGCGCGACCTCGTCTTCCGGCCGCGGCCCGTGCAGCGGCCGAGGATCCCCGTCTGGGTCGTCGCGGCGTGGCCCGCGGAGCGGTCCATGCGGCGGGCCGTCGGCCGCGAGGGGATCATCCCGATCCGACGAGGTGACCCGTTCACGCCGCTCGGCCCCGTCGAGCTCGGCGAGCTGGCCGCCTGGGTGGACGCGCACCGCGACGTCGGCGCCGGTCCGATCGAGATCGTGCTCGAGGGCGTCCTCCCTGACGACCCGGCCGTGGCTGCGGCGCACGCGTCGATGCTCGCCGGGGCCGGCGTCACGTGGTGGATCGAGTCGCGCTGGGAGGGTGCTGGCGCGACGCCCGAGGCGCTCCTGGCGCGGATCCGTCAGGGGCCGCCCGACTCGCGGTGA
- a CDS encoding universal stress protein: protein MDVLVWVTEATWPACVAAAREHAPAGARITLLYVGDDEVPAAAHGALAGLLGRAAWARPAAGHGFGDLAAQAGRELLAAAAQELGRAATLEQRHGRIEREVVGAAAAADLLILARDGDLRRLGPHSLAPATRFVVDHAPCATLLVWPVVAPALGSIPPPPDPARAPRPPHGPPPPQGAAPPLA, encoded by the coding sequence ATGGACGTGCTGGTCTGGGTGACCGAGGCGACCTGGCCCGCGTGCGTGGCGGCGGCCCGCGAGCACGCCCCGGCCGGAGCGCGGATCACGCTCCTGTACGTCGGCGACGACGAGGTGCCGGCCGCGGCGCACGGGGCGCTCGCCGGGCTCCTCGGGCGGGCGGCGTGGGCGCGGCCGGCGGCGGGCCACGGGTTCGGGGACCTCGCCGCGCAGGCGGGCCGGGAGCTGCTCGCGGCCGCGGCACAGGAGCTCGGGCGCGCGGCCACGCTCGAGCAACGGCACGGACGCATCGAGCGCGAGGTGGTCGGCGCGGCGGCTGCCGCCGACCTCCTGATCCTCGCCCGTGACGGGGACCTGCGCCGGCTCGGACCGCACTCCCTCGCGCCGGCCACCCGGTTCGTCGTCGACCACGCGCCGTGCGCGACGCTGCTCGTGTGGCCGGTCGTGGCACCCGCGCTCGGCTCGATCCCCCCGCCCCCCGACCCGGCTCGGGCGCCCCGCCCGCCGCACGGGCCGCCGCCGCCCCAGGGGGCGGCGCCGCCGCTCGCATAG